GGGCGCCTACCGGCCGCGCCCCGGCCAGGTCCTGCGCCTGGGCGACCGTACCGTCGCGATCCTCGCGGCGGCCCGCAGGCGCGGCCACGACCACGAGGTGGACTGGCTGGCCCTGGACCACGACCCGTCGGGCGAGTTCGGGCCCGTCGCCCACTTCACGACCCGTGAGGCACAGCGGATCCCCGGCACGCTCACCGGCGAGCGGATAGCGTCACTCGCCGCCCTCGTACGCGAGCGGGGCGCCACGCCCTGGCGCGCGGAGAACGCGAGCGCGCTGGCGGCGGCGCCCGGCTGCGGCCCCGTCCAGGCGGAGCTTCTCCTCGCCGGTCGACCCTCCGGCGTCCTCGCCGACGACGTCGGAACCGCCGAGTGCCAGGCCCGCTCCGGGCTCACCCGCACGCAGGTGGAGGCGGGCCACGACCGCCTGACCGCGCTCACGTGGCAGGGCCGTGTCGATGTCGTCGCCGCGCTGCTCCCCGAGACCGCCGCCGACCTCTGGGAGACCGGGCCGGCCGTCGAGGCCGCCCGGGAGGTATGGACGAAGCGGTTCGGCGCCCTCGTACGCCTCCCCGAGGACGTGGAGATCTCGCTGAACGGGGTCTCCACCATCGGCAACGCCGAGGCCGTACTCAACCCCCTGCACACTCCGTGGCTCAGCCGCACCACCGTCCAACGACTCGACACGGACGGCCGGTTGACGGGCGATGACCCCACCGCGGTACCGCACGTCAGGGACCTGGTGCCCGCCGTGTCCGCGCTCGGCGCGCTCGCGTACGGCCTGCCGTACGGGCATCCGCTGCGCGCCGCCCTGCCCGCCGCCCTCGACGCGCTGCGGACCCGGCTCGCCGATCCGGAGCTGCTGCTCCAGCTCGGCCTCGACTGGACCGAGAAGGGCGGCGCCACCGCGCCCGAGGTGCGCAAGGCGCATGGGATGCCCGAGACGGGCGGCGCCGGAGCGGACGGACTGACGCGCGTGGGCGAGGCGTTCGTGGTCCACCCCTGGCACCAGCAGGAGGCCGTCCTCCTGCGCCCGGCCGCCCTCACCGGCCCCGACGACCCGGCGCTCGGCCTCATCGAAGGCCTGGCCGGATATCGCGCGGACGCCCCACTGCGGGCGATCAGGGCGGTATTGGGGGAGGGGCTGCGCCGCGCGGTGTCCGCGGGCGTGCCGGGTGTGGACGGACAGGTGGGTGGACCGGAGCCGGACCTTGAGGGATATGCGCAGGACCCCATGCGCGGTGTCCCCGGCCTGGTCACCGAGGTCGCCGAAACGCACGCCATCGGCGAGGACGCCGCCGCCCTCTACCTGCAACTGCTCGCCCTGCCCGACCCGACCGACCGCAACAGCACGCGCTGGACCGGCTGGAAGCCCGCCCGCATGAAGCGGGCCCGCGCCGAACTCGCCGCGACCGCACTGGTGGTGGAGGCGAAGCGCGCCCGCGCGGGCCGCGGCCTGTTCCTGCCCGGCGCCTGGCTGGCACTCAAGGCGCCCGCACTGCCTGTCGAGTCCTGGAAGCAGGCCCTGTACGACGTCCCGGGCAACACGGCGACGGTCCCGCTGCTCCCCGTCCAGGAACTGTTCACCCGCGCGTGGGAACGGGTGCGCGCCGGCGACGTCCCTGCCTTCGAAGAACTCACGACCCGCGCGACCCGGAAGGGGCGGCGCCGATGACGACCGGGGCCCGCCGAGTCACCTCGGCCATGCGCGGCCTGCCCCGTCGGGTCGCGCAACGGCCAACGGCGACGAGGGCCCGAGTCACCCCGGCGATGCCTGACATGCGCCGCCGGGTCGCGCAGCCGCCGATGACCACCACCACCGATTCCGTCCCGGCCGCGCAGTGCCGGGTCACGCAGCCGCGGGAGCGTCGCCGATGAGTACCACGACCGACACCGTTCAGGGCACGACGTCTGCCGCGCCGCGGCAGATCGTGCCGCCTGAGGAGTTGTACTCCGACGAGCTCGCGTTCCTCGCCGCGTACGACACCGGGCCGCGTCCGCCCGGCTGGCGGCTCACCCCGCGCGCCGTCGTCACCTTCGTGATGGGCTCCGGCGAACCGCTGCGCCTGCCCGAGGGTGCCGACGCCGGCGAGGGCGTGCCGCGCCGCCTCGCCGTCCGGCGGAAGTTCGTCGGCGAGCGCGCCCTCGTGGAGCGCTGCGTCGTCACGATCGCCGGCGAGCGCGGACTGCTCCTGGTCGGGGAGCCGGGCACCGCCAAGTCAATGCTGTCCGAACTGCTGGCCGCCGCCGTGAGCGGCACCAGCGCGCTCACCGTCCAGGGCACCGCGGGCACCACCGAGGACCAGCTCAAGTACGGCTGGAACTACGCCCTTCTGCTCGCCCAGGGCCCGAGTCCCAAGGCACTCGTCCCCTCACCCGTCCTCGCCGCCATGACCCAGGGCGCCGTCGCACGCGTGGAGGAGGTCACCCGTTGCCTCCCCGAGGTGCAGGACGCCCTGATCTCCCTCCTCTCCGAACGGCGCATCGCCGTCCCGGAGCTGGCCGGTACGGACGCCGCCCAGGCCCACGCGGCCCCCGGGTTCAACGTCATCGCCACCGCCAACCTCCGCGACAAGGGCGTCTCCGAGATGTCCGCCGCGCTCAAGCGCCGCTTCAACTTCGAGACGGTCGGCCCCATCGGCGACTTCGACGCCGAACTCGACCTCGTGCGCCGCCAGTCGAAGGCCGCCGTCGAGCGGGCGGGCGCCGCGTACCAGCTCGACGACATGGTCCTCGACGTCCTGGTCACCGCGTTCCGCGAGCTGCGTTCGGGCCGTTCGGCCGAGGGCTGGGAGGTGGAGCGGCCGTCCACCGTGATGAGCACGGCCGAGGCCGTCTCCGTCGCCACGGCGCTCGGCGTCGCCGCCGCCTACTTCCCCGGCGACCGAGACGCACTCGCGCTCCTGCCGGGCCACCTCACCGGCGTGGTCCGCAAGGACGACCCGGCGGACGCGGCGCGGCTGCTCGGTTACTGGGACGGCGCGGTGCGGCGCCGGGCCGAGGAGGGTTCCGCGACCTGGCGCACCCTGTGGGACCTGCGCTCCGTCCTGGAGGGCTGACCCGTCATGACCACCGACGCGGGCATGGCCATCGACGCGCTCACCGATCCCGACGGGCCGTACCTCATCGGCGTACGCCACCACGCGCCGTCGCTGGCCGCCGTCGTCCCCCGGCTCCTCGACGAGGCGGCCCCGGACGTCCTGCTGGTCGAACTTCCGGCCGAGACGCAGGAGTTGCTGCCGTGGCTGGCGCACGAGGAGACGGTGGCGCCGGTCGCGCTCGCGGCGGTGCTCGACGGGGCGGCGGAGTCGGGCCCGGCGTTCTACCCGTTCGCGGACTTCTCACCGGAGCTCGCGGCGCTGCGCTGGGCCGCACGGAACGGCGTCCCGGTGGTCGCCTGCGATCTGCCGCTCGCGGAACGGGCTTGGAGAGAGCCACGAGTGCCCCGCCCCGCCGAACACGCCGAACACCCCCACCGCCCGGGCGGTGGAGACAGGCCGCGTCTGGGCGACGCCGTACGTGGACGGCTGACCGGCCGCGACGGCGACGACCTCTGGGACCGCCTCGTGGAGGCCCCCGCCCCGGGCGCCACCCCGCAAGCCCTGCGCCGCGCAGCGCTCCTCACCGGCTGGGCCCTGCGCCGCGACGCAGCGGACGGCCCGGGAGTCGACCCGCTCGACCTCACCAGGGAGCGCTGGATGCGGGCACGCCTGCGCGAGGCGGCGCGCGACGGACGCAGGGTGGCGGCGCTGATCGGAGCGTTCCACGCACCCGCGTTGAGCGCGGGGGCGCTGCGGGACGAGGCGCAGGAAGAACCGATCGCGGGGCCGTCGGACAGGACGCCCCCCGAGTCGCAAGCCCGGGTGACCGCCAAGCCGCACATGGAAGCCCCGGCGGCGCCCACCCCCGCCGTCTCCCTGATCCCGTACACGTACGCGCTGTTGGACGCCCGTTCCGGATATCCGGCCGGGATCCGTGACCCCGAGTGGCAGCACCAGGTCCTGGAGTCGGCGGGCGACCCGGCCGCGGTCGGCGAGACGGCCCTGCGCTGTGCCGTCCGCGTCACCGGTGAACTGCGCGCCGAGGGCCACCCGTCGGGACCGGCGGACGCCCGCGAGATCCGCCGCGTCGCGGGCGACCTCGCAAGCTTGCGCGGGCTGCCCGCGCCGGGCCGGAGCGAGTTCGTCGAGGCCGTGCAGACCGTGCTGGCCCAGGGCGAGCCGCTGGGCCGCGGGCGCGCCGTCGCCCGCGCGCTGGAGCGGGTCCTCGTCGGCGAGCGCACGGGCCGCGCCGCCCCCGGCGCACCGCGCGGCGGACTCGCACCCGCCGTCGAGACGGAGCTGGCCTCGCTCGGACTGCCGGGCCCCGCAAGTGGTGGGCAGGAGAAGGAGCTTCGGCTCGATCCCCTGCGTTCCGACCTGGACCGCAAACGTGAGGTGCTGCTGCGCCGCCTCGCGCTGTGCGGCATCCCGTACGCGCAGGAGACATCCGTCGGCGGGGCGGGCGGGGCCGACGCGCTCACCACCCGCTGGACCGTGCGCTGGACACCCGCCACCGCGGCGGTCCTCACGACAGCGACCACTCGGGGCGTCACGCCGGCGCAGGTGGCGGAGGGCGTGCTTCGCGCGCGCGTCCGGGCCGCCCACGCGGAGGGCGGCCCGACCGCGGCGCAGGCGCTGGCCGCGCTCGGCGAGGCGGCCCAGTGCGCGCTGCCGGCGCTCGCGGCCGAGGCCCTGGCAGAGGTCGCGACCGTGCTCCCCGCGATCGGCACGCTCCCGGAACTCCTGACGGGCCTCGCCCTCACGGACCGCCTCAGCGCGGGCCACATCGCGGGTCTGGCCACGACGGATCCTGCAACTGACCCTGCCGCGAACCCCGCCCCCGCCGCCCTCTGGCACCACGCGCCGGCCGACTGCGCCGACCTCCTGACCGTCGCCGCCGTCCGCAGTCTCGATGGGCTCACCGGCTCCGAGGACCCGGAAGACGCCCGTGCCCTGGTCGAACTCGCGCGGCGCGCCGACGTGTTCGGCGGGATGCGGCTCGCCGACTCGCTGGCGCGGCTGGCCGACGGCGGGACGCCGCTCATGCGCGGCGCCGCAGCCGCGGCACGGGTTCTGCTCGGGCACACCCCGGCCACCGCCCTCGGCGCACGCGCGGCGTCCTGGGTCGACACGGCCGGCGACCCCGGCACGCGCGCGGAGCTCACCGCCCGGCTGACCGGCCTGCTCACCGCCGCGGGCTCCCTCCTCGAAACGGCTCCCGAGGCGCTCGCCCCGCTGCTCGACCGCGTCGGCGAACTGCCCGACAACCCCTTCCTCGAACGGCTCCCCGCCTTGCGCGGCGGCTTCGACACGCTCAGCCCGGCTGCCCGCGACCGGCTGCTCACTGTCATCGAGGAACGCATCGACGGCACCCTCGACGCCGACCTTCCCCCGGACATGGACACGCGGACGCTGGCCGCGTGGACGACGGCGGACCTCGCCGCCCGCGAGGCGCTGGCCGCGCTCGACCTCCTGCCCCCGACGCCGAACACACGCCTGCCCACGACGCCGGACACACGCCTGCCCACGACGCCGAACACTCTCCTGTCCACGACGCCGGACACTCTCCTGCCCACGACGCCGGACACGTCCGACCGGCCTCACGCAGCGTCCCCGTCCGCTGCCGTCAACGCCCCCGTCCGCACTCCCGTCTCCTTCTCCCCACCCGGTGACCCCCGCATCGCCCCCGCCGAACGCTGGCGCCTCGTGCTCGGGCGGCGAGGGGATCAACTCCCGCAGGGCATCGCACCGTTGGCGACCGCCCTGGACGAGCTGTACGGGAGGGGCCGTGGCGAAGGCGCGCGCGGCGATCTGCCGGGCGGCGCAGGCGGGCGTGGCGGGCGAGAGGCTCCGTACCCCGGCGTACGCGAATGGGCCGAGGAACTCACGGCGCTCTTCGGCCCCGGCATCCGCGAGGAGGTCCTCGCCGCCGCGGCCACCCGAGGCCGTACGGACGTCGTGTCCGCGCTCGACCCCGAAGCCGTACGCCCTTCTGTGGAGCTGCTCCGCACCGTGCTCCAGCACGCGGGCGGGCTGCCCGAGGCCAAGCTCGCCGCCCTGCGCCCCCTCGTACGGCGCCTCGTCGACGAGCTCACCCGCGCCCTCGCCACGCGCATGCGGCCCGCGCTCACCGGCGCGGCGACCGCCCGTCCCACCCGGCGCCCCGGCGGCAGACTGGACCTCGCCCGCACCCTGCGCGCCAACCTCGCCACGGCCCGGCGCACCGACGACGGACGTATCCACGTCATCCCGGAGCGCCCCGTGTTCCACGGCAGAGCCCAGCGCTCGGCGGACTGGCGGCTGATCATCCTCACGGACGTGTCCGGCTCGATGGAGGCGTCCACCATCTGGTCGGCGCTCACTGCGTCGGTCCTGGCCGGCGTGCCCGCGTTGTCCACGCACTTCCTGGCGTTCTCGACGACGATCCTCGACCTGACCGAACACGTCCACGACCCGCTGGCCCTCCTCCTGGAGGCCCGTGTCGGCGGCGGCACCCACATCGCCGCCGGGCTGCGCCACGCCCGCACGCTCGTCACCGCGCCCTCGCGCACCCTCGTCGTGGTGGTCAGCGACTTCGAGGAGGGCTACCCCGTCGGCGGAATGCTCGCCGAGGTACGCGAACTCGTCGGCGCGGGCTGCCATGTGCTGGGCTGCGCGAGCCTCGACGACGCCGGGCGCCCCCGCTACTCCACCGGCATCGCGGGACAGCTCGTCGCCGCCGGCATGCCGGTCGCTGCACTCAGCCCGCTCGAACTCGCCCGCTGGGTAGGGGAGAAGATCCGTTGACGTCGACGCACTCTCAGCCGCA
The DNA window shown above is from Streptomyces sp. NBC_01445 and carries:
- a CDS encoding ATP-binding protein, with translation MSTTTDTVQGTTSAAPRQIVPPEELYSDELAFLAAYDTGPRPPGWRLTPRAVVTFVMGSGEPLRLPEGADAGEGVPRRLAVRRKFVGERALVERCVVTIAGERGLLLVGEPGTAKSMLSELLAAAVSGTSALTVQGTAGTTEDQLKYGWNYALLLAQGPSPKALVPSPVLAAMTQGAVARVEEVTRCLPEVQDALISLLSERRIAVPELAGTDAAQAHAAPGFNVIATANLRDKGVSEMSAALKRRFNFETVGPIGDFDAELDLVRRQSKAAVERAGAAYQLDDMVLDVLVTAFRELRSGRSAEGWEVERPSTVMSTAEAVSVATALGVAAAYFPGDRDALALLPGHLTGVVRKDDPADAARLLGYWDGAVRRRAEEGSATWRTLWDLRSVLEG
- a CDS encoding DUF5682 family protein, with amino-acid sequence MTTDAGMAIDALTDPDGPYLIGVRHHAPSLAAVVPRLLDEAAPDVLLVELPAETQELLPWLAHEETVAPVALAAVLDGAAESGPAFYPFADFSPELAALRWAARNGVPVVACDLPLAERAWREPRVPRPAEHAEHPHRPGGGDRPRLGDAVRGRLTGRDGDDLWDRLVEAPAPGATPQALRRAALLTGWALRRDAADGPGVDPLDLTRERWMRARLREAARDGRRVAALIGAFHAPALSAGALRDEAQEEPIAGPSDRTPPESQARVTAKPHMEAPAAPTPAVSLIPYTYALLDARSGYPAGIRDPEWQHQVLESAGDPAAVGETALRCAVRVTGELRAEGHPSGPADAREIRRVAGDLASLRGLPAPGRSEFVEAVQTVLAQGEPLGRGRAVARALERVLVGERTGRAAPGAPRGGLAPAVETELASLGLPGPASGGQEKELRLDPLRSDLDRKREVLLRRLALCGIPYAQETSVGGAGGADALTTRWTVRWTPATAAVLTTATTRGVTPAQVAEGVLRARVRAAHAEGGPTAAQALAALGEAAQCALPALAAEALAEVATVLPAIGTLPELLTGLALTDRLSAGHIAGLATTDPATDPAANPAPAALWHHAPADCADLLTVAAVRSLDGLTGSEDPEDARALVELARRADVFGGMRLADSLARLADGGTPLMRGAAAAARVLLGHTPATALGARAASWVDTAGDPGTRAELTARLTGLLTAAGSLLETAPEALAPLLDRVGELPDNPFLERLPALRGGFDTLSPAARDRLLTVIEERIDGTLDADLPPDMDTRTLAAWTTADLAAREALAALDLLPPTPNTRLPTTPDTRLPTTPNTLLSTTPDTLLPTTPDTSDRPHAASPSAAVNAPVRTPVSFSPPGDPRIAPAERWRLVLGRRGDQLPQGIAPLATALDELYGRGRGEGARGDLPGGAGGRGGREAPYPGVREWAEELTALFGPGIREEVLAAAATRGRTDVVSALDPEAVRPSVELLRTVLQHAGGLPEAKLAALRPLVRRLVDELTRALATRMRPALTGAATARPTRRPGGRLDLARTLRANLATARRTDDGRIHVIPERPVFHGRAQRSADWRLIILTDVSGSMEASTIWSALTASVLAGVPALSTHFLAFSTTILDLTEHVHDPLALLLEARVGGGTHIAAGLRHARTLVTAPSRTLVVVVSDFEEGYPVGGMLAEVRELVGAGCHVLGCASLDDAGRPRYSTGIAGQLVAAGMPVAALSPLELARWVGEKIR